A region from the Triticum urartu cultivar G1812 chromosome 1, Tu2.1, whole genome shotgun sequence genome encodes:
- the LOC125510298 gene encoding protein COFACTOR ASSEMBLY OF COMPLEX C SUBUNIT B CCB2, chloroplastic isoform X1: protein MALLVRAPPLLLHLQPPPTTAQAFFVRQLATTPRRRPLSARVRVRASNSDPPQQVNLSVLRFTLGIPGLDESYLPRWIGLGFGALVLLNHLLSPSPTPAQLRSEALGLCLAAFSAALPYLGRFLEGAGASSRVPLPEGSRQVFVIPDDLSTAQKEDMAWATYVLLQNTNTTSVLIAIDNVLCIRGYWDPPADISKYAMIDWFKSQMEQAGLDNLSSALYIPNFSDTQLGNILPQGILSVLAQPILSNPDPANGESKAEGVVLLASNAKYAYSEKDMVWISTVANKFRLA from the exons ATGGCTCTCCTTGTCCGTGCACCACCGCTTCTTCTCCACCTACAGCCTCCCCCCACCACCGCGCAAGCTTTCTTCGTCCGGCAACTCGCAACCACACCCCGCCGCCGTCCCCTCTCCGCCCGCGTGCGCGTGCGCGCCTCCAACTCCGACCCTCCGCAGCAGGTCAACCTCTCCGTCCTCCGCTTCACCCTCG GGATCCCCGGGCTGGACGAGTCGTACCTCCCGCGGTGGATAGGCCTCGGCTTCGGCGCCCTCGTCCTCCTCAACCACCTCCTCTCGCCGTCCCCAACCCCCGCGCAGCTC AGGTCGGAGGCTCTGGGGCTGTGCCTGGCCGCGTTCTCAGCGGCGCTGCCGTACCTCGGGCGCTTCCTAGAG GGTGCTGGTGCTTCCAGCCGTGTGCCGTTGCCTGAAGGAAGCAGGCAGGTGTTTGTGATTCCTGATGATCTGTCAACGGCGCAGAAAGAGGATATGGCCTGGGCGACATATGTTCTGCTGCAGAACACAAACACCACATCAGTG CTCATAGCAATTGACAATGTGTTGTGCATCCGAGGATACTGGGATCCTCCTGCAGATATTTCCAAATATGCAATGATTGATTGGTTCAAGAGTCAGATGGAACAAGCTGGACTTGACAATTTGAGCAGTGCTTTGTACATTCCTAATTTTTCTG ACACTCAGCTTGGGAATATTCTACCACAAGGAATTCTTTCTGTGTTGGCACAACCAATTTTGAGCAACCCTGATCCAGCTAATGGTGAATCAAAAGCTGAAGGTGTCGTCCTGTTGGCCTCCAATGCAAAGTATGCATACAGTGAGAAAGATATGGTTTGGATAAGCACGGTTGCAAATAAATTTCGACTTGCGTAA
- the LOC125510298 gene encoding protein COFACTOR ASSEMBLY OF COMPLEX C SUBUNIT B CCB2, chloroplastic isoform X2: MALLVRAPPLLLHLQPPPTTAQAFFVRQLATTPRRRPLSARVRVRASNSDPPQQVNLSVLRFTLGIPGLDESYLPRWIGLGFGALVLLNHLLSPSPTPAQLRSEALGLCLAAFSAALPYLGRFLEGAGASSRVPLPEGSRQVFVIPDDLSTAQKEDMAWATYVLLQNTNTTSVLIAIDNVLCIRGYWDPPADISKYAMIDWFKSQMEQAGLDNLSSALYIPNFSGVILGDLLLVSSIKDVYL, from the exons ATGGCTCTCCTTGTCCGTGCACCACCGCTTCTTCTCCACCTACAGCCTCCCCCCACCACCGCGCAAGCTTTCTTCGTCCGGCAACTCGCAACCACACCCCGCCGCCGTCCCCTCTCCGCCCGCGTGCGCGTGCGCGCCTCCAACTCCGACCCTCCGCAGCAGGTCAACCTCTCCGTCCTCCGCTTCACCCTCG GGATCCCCGGGCTGGACGAGTCGTACCTCCCGCGGTGGATAGGCCTCGGCTTCGGCGCCCTCGTCCTCCTCAACCACCTCCTCTCGCCGTCCCCAACCCCCGCGCAGCTC AGGTCGGAGGCTCTGGGGCTGTGCCTGGCCGCGTTCTCAGCGGCGCTGCCGTACCTCGGGCGCTTCCTAGAG GGTGCTGGTGCTTCCAGCCGTGTGCCGTTGCCTGAAGGAAGCAGGCAGGTGTTTGTGATTCCTGATGATCTGTCAACGGCGCAGAAAGAGGATATGGCCTGGGCGACATATGTTCTGCTGCAGAACACAAACACCACATCAGTG CTCATAGCAATTGACAATGTGTTGTGCATCCGAGGATACTGGGATCCTCCTGCAGATATTTCCAAATATGCAATGATTGATTGGTTCAAGAGTCAGATGGAACAAGCTGGACTTGACAATTTGAGCAGTGCTTTGTACATTCCTAATTTTTCTG GGGTCATTCTAGGCGACCTTTTGCTTGTATCAAGCATCAAAGATGTGTATTTGTAG